The following is a genomic window from Takifugu rubripes chromosome 13, fTakRub1.2, whole genome shotgun sequence.
taatCTTGATAAATAATATCAGGGGCCATTTGGTTAGATAAATGCAAGtgctgtcacagccccattcccccagttccctcctgccccagtaattttccactctccccgcctctgctccactctccctgactctgctccactctccctccctctgctccactctccctccctccctctgctccactctccctccctctgctccactccacctgccagccactcccaccccgtcagttcaactccactcacctgcaagcacagctgcagcttattcccaatcagcccagtttataagcctcccctgtactctcagtctttgccagattgttcttctgcttcgatgcgagactttccagcgttatttcccttCCCTGATtacctgttaccgaccctgcctgtttttgttctgcctgcctcgccggTTCCCTCgaaaacctacctgctttctgcccctgaccacgacttctgcctcagcgtttctggttcctgcccgctcgcctggtcctgacttctccgcgtggccccgacttcgctgctgctcacccccagtctgctcagctacatcatcggcctcatctcctgttaACCCCCTTCTGTCACTCCCACCCGCTGTAAACAGGACTGTACAGTTCTGAGGATTCACGTCCTCCCCCCTTGGTTCCGCACTCCGACTCAGCTCAACCCAAttcccgagcctgaaacccactgactttgtgtgggccctgggcctgaagaaaggactgtttcctgtgcttccttgtctgcctgagttcctgtttgcccgtgtgctaataaaggtcattaccatggtccagttttccagagtgctgcttttgggtcctaatcgctGCCGTCACGTGCTGTCATCAAGCAATATTCTCTTCCAagttacctgaacaagaccaacagttttataattttatttgaatacaCCATGAAtcacacaatatgtgaaatttgctgTTAGATAATGATTTTTCGAGTTCTAAGTTATAaaagaatcaattctgaattaatgtcttttttttaaattatgcttAATTTTTGCTCAAacacatctagaacacaagcatcgtactagagcagcaaaggtcatgacaatgagcagcgtgattccagctaagaagagcatcacgtctacagagtgataggaataccagggcagcctgtaggactccgtcctcaggtgagctgcacctttgtgtctcatgacaaactctatccagaagagggcgctgtccatcggattcatcggcgcgtctctgtgcagtctggagagcctctgcatgttcatcctgtaggagggatcgtttaaaacttcctgaataccTTGAAAGAAGATCTCTTCAGTCATAGTATAAAAATCAAGGGCCTTCCCTGCACCCCTCACTTCAAGTCTATTTATATTATCATTTTGATCATAAATCAGAGGAAGTCCAAGGATGGGGACTCCGTGATACAGAGCTTCCTCAACTCCGCTCGTTCCtccatgagccacaaacagctttgttttgggatgtcctaagagatcattctgaggcatccagtccaccagtaaagtgttgttgcccagagttgctggtttggcacccttgtatctccagatgaccttctgaggcattttagcaaaagctgcagcgatctgatcagccagatcctgaggaagctcagcaatgaaagtccccagagacatgatgatgactccgtgttctcctgaactctgcacaaactcttccaggtgttcaggtaaaggcttggcgggtttacactggaaccctcccatatagacgacattaggcatggtgggacgaggatactcaaacacaaagtccactctcatcagccagaGATCAGCAGCTTGAAACAGGGAGATGTAGTCGGTGCCTGGaccaaaatattttttaattaagcCTTCAAAGGTTGGTGCGACATTCCAGTGCATTTGATATTGCAAGAACCCAAACATAAGCACATTCTGGAGTCTCTCAAAAAATCTCATCTGATCTGACAGCTGTGTTCCTGTGAGTGGAATGTAAGAAATAGGAGAAGGTGCAATATCAAAATGACCTTCACCATGACTCGTCCACCTGGCATTGAAAACCAGAGGCAACTTTAAATAGTTGGCAAGTATAGCGCCAACTGGTGCAACAGGGTCTGTTAAGACAAGGTCATAGTTGGTGTTTTTTATTGACTGCATTAGATCTTTGTTCTCCAAGAGCATTTTAGCaaactcagatgttttttctAACATCTCCTGGTTCTTTTCTGCCTGTTCAATTTCCAGTTTGCAACGTGTCCAGAAAGACTTCCCTTCCCGACGGATCTCCAACAGCCTGGCTACGAAGGTCGTTATGCAGCTTTCGTCAAATCCTGAAGGGCTATCAAGCGTGATTGAATTGTAGAACGGAGACTTTTCTTCAATGTACCAGCTGTCTGATGACCGCACGACTGAGACCTGATGTCCCCTGGAATGAAGGGCCTCGATAATGACTTTCATATTCACCCAGTGGCTCCCGTCAATCGGAAAAACGAGAACTTTCCCACCGTGGACCACGGTCGGGCAGAGGAAGCATAGAGCCATCCACAACCAGAGGCCCTGCATTTTTACCCTGCCTCTAAAAGAGatctaacaaagacaaaagtgatTGAGATGATTATTGACTGTCCATAAGCTGTGTGTGATAAAGTAATGCCTCCTCTATAATCACACTTGCAttaccaaaacaataaaaagccatAAGATTTAACAATTCAAGTAAGCTTTTCGTCAtaccctgaaaacacaattatttcGTTTTTAAATCCAGggaaatatgactttaaaatagcattttttacctttgtgtcGCCTCTTATTCTATTCTTTGGCTGGAGAACAAAACAGATGCTT
Proteins encoded in this region:
- the LOC105418373 gene encoding UDP-glucuronosyltransferase 2A1-like isoform X4, giving the protein MQGLWLWMALCFLCPTVVHGGKVLVFPIDGSHWVNMKVIIEALHSRGHQVSVVRSSDSWYIEEKSPFYNSITLDSPSGFDESCITTFVARLLEIRREGKSFWTRCKLEIEQAEKNQEMLEKTSEFAKMLLENKDLMQSIKNTNYDLVLTDPVAPVGAILANYLKLPLVFNARWTSHGEGHFDIAPSPISYIPLTGTQLSDQMRFFERLQNVLMFGFLQYQMHWNVAPTFEGLIKKYFGPGTDYISLFQAADLWLMRVDFVFEYPRPTMPNVVYMGGFQCKPAKPLPEHLEEFVQSSGEHGVIIMSLGTFIAELPQDLADQIAAAFAKMPQKVIWRYKGAKPATLGNNTLLVDWMPQNDLLGHPKTKLFVAHGGTSGVEEALYHGVPILGLPLIYDQNDNINRLEVRGAGKALDFYTMTEEIFFQGIQEVLNDPSYRMNMQRLSRLHRDAPMNPMDSALFWIEFVMRHKGAAHLRTESYRLPW